The Lasioglossum baleicum chromosome 7, iyLasBale1, whole genome shotgun sequence genomic sequence TCATCCATATTACCTCAACCATGTTACATATTGTCTTCCAGCGAGGACAATTTATCGAATACGTAAAGTTTCATGTGAGTTTCGTGCCTCTGCGGAGTCGCGTCAGAATCTGGTTTTACCATCTGCGAGGCACATGCAGGATCTATATTACAGGGTAATATGGTATGACCGAGCTCCTTTAGAGGCAAAGAGTCTGTAGGTGAAGGAGGAAGCACCACTTTTTCCGGAGCATTTTGAATGAATATTTCCCTAGAAAATATTATCCATTAGTATATAttggattataaaaatattaaacttCTAACTATACTATATATTGTATTTCGCTAAGGTTGTACCGCCGTATTCATTCACCTGTTAAATGCTCGCCATTTTCTATATAGTATAATGTATGATTTACATTGAATAAACATAAAAACTAAAACGCCTGTAGAACCAATTACAAGAATTATCAATTTAGTCCAGAAAGACCAGTCTACGTATCCACGTAAGGCTTCTTCCACAGATCGTTCGACAAGTACATATAAAGACCAAGCCACGCAAAGTGTAGCCACCGTATGGAAAACAACTGTAAACCATAATTTCCGAACTTCTAACGCTGACATTTCTAGTTTCTCCCACTGAAAAACGGTTAATCATTGTTACATATTGTTTTCTTTAATTATAGAATATAGATTGAGACATAATCGAAAACTTATAAGTAAAAAACTAGTACCTCGCAAAATGGTTTTGTTTTAGAATGCATAATAAATGTGAATTTGCATAGTTCGCAAGCACGTGTATCAGAAGCTTTTATCCATTCTTGAAGGCAAGTTTGATGTACGTAACGTAAACTACCGCTGCAGTAGCATGGTGCTAATAGAGGAGCACCTTCCTCACCTTCGCAGTGACATATTCTACAAAGCAAGAAAGAAAGTTATGCTTGGTACATGTTATATGTACCAAGAAATATTGAAAGTTTTGTctgaattgtaaaatgaaaccgCACTTACTGTGCGGGGCACGAGAGAATAGTAGCGGAGGGAAAAGGGACAAGAGGAATGCAAAGGTGCAAAGGCAATCCGAGTGGTCAGGCTTCTTGTcccgttcccttcccgctaCTATTCGCTCGTGCTCCGCGCTGTACATatgtaaaaatatgtaatacATAATAACCGATAAAAGAAAGTACTGTTCTCATTTTAAAGAGGAATATTCTTGGTCTGAAAAGCATTACTCACCTGCAAATATCATGATTACTGGAGGACAACGTGCTCACGGATGAGTGACAATGATCTGGTATGACTGTAACTACTGTTGCGTATGTTGATTCCTGTTAAACCAATGTTCcattaaatatatttcttttgaatagttttgctttttttttattgaaagatgAAAACAGtatagaatgaaaaatatatatgcGTTTACTGTTTACCCTTGGAGTCCATTCTGGTAAGTTTTCGTCAGCTGCAGGACTATTATTATTGGAAGGACCAAGTGACAGAGGTGGTTGCCAATCAGGCGGATTAACATTGATCTGATGAACCGGCATCACTCCCCAACCTCAGCAAAGATGCGATCAATGATAAacgttagagaaacacattctgACGAGAGAGTGTTCGATAATTTATTCTCATTGATATCATGATTAAGCGAATACCAATAGTTAATTATATATAGAGATCTTTCACTGTCATATTTAACATTCACCACGAGCATCTAATAACCTgcaattgtattaaattatacaaagtattatataaaaaatatgttacCTTAAGAATAATGACACGAAACATAATGTTATCGTAATTTTCTCCATATATATATggacaataaaaaaagaaaatagaataCAGTCAAGAAATGATGAATAAACCAAgataaataacataaatatttattgacaaAGCATGCCTGTTCACAATAATAAGATtcataatataaaacaataaacaaGTTTTCCGTTGATATTAATCAAGGATCGACACcaatatataatacaaataagTAAAATCGCATACAGAGTTACAAAAAATGAGttaaataaatcagtttttcgATCAATTTTATATAAAGTTCAAAAAACAATCAGTGTAACATTCGAAAATTAACAAACAATTGCGGGTAGCGTTGCGATCTGTATGTAGAATTCTGCTAAAAATCACTGCATATAAATTTAACACACGGAAAAAGGATTTAACAAAAAGAAGAGATATAAGCTCTGGCGTCACATACATCTTTTCATTTCCATGTAAAATTGCAGTTGATGCGATAACAGTTTTTTGCTTGGGAATAAATAGTCCGATTTCGACTCGGCCAAGTTTCATAAAACAAATTTCCAGTAGTTCTATCTCGATCGAGTTTCATCTAACACAAGTCAAGGCGAGCTCGAACGATTTTGACACTTCGTCTCGAGTCAATGACACAATATATTTAGAGAACTTGAATTCACTGCAGTAAATTAATTAACTGGCACCATCTGACGTTCGAAGAATTTACGAATTGGTTCTGATTTATCATCGTTCACGTTTTAAACGCGCGCTGTTAACTGCATTACCGTTCAAAATTATTACGCGTACCGACTTCATTGCAAAGCACAGTCCTTTCTTCATAACAGACTGTGTACCTCATTTCTGTGATACGCCGccataacgtagaatgtaggcGTGGCGTGCGCACATATTCAACCAATCAGAAGTTTCGATATGACATTGAATTCAgggataaataaaatttgaaatggaAATACGTACTtgtaacagagagagagagagagagtgtttcTTTTTAAAATACTTATAAGAGAACTTTTTACTTCATACCTCTTAAGTTTTGaaagtaattttaaatattcaatacagGACTTCAATAGAGGAgaaatattgacatcttcaattttgaaaatttttcaacaactttcaatttcatctactcaattttcctataaatgcatgaaggtccgcagtctttcatagatataaaatagtaaatgtatttgtatttttttcatgaaaaatatatttattcacaTATGcttagaaaatgaaaaataatctcTTGTACACAGATTTAATACAATGATACATAGAATATACATAGCAATAGTCTGACTTTTATCAAAACTCTAATtttacgaaaattcaaaagaaattatataaatatttggtTTCCTTTTCATTATTATCTATActattttctaattattttcaTCGGTTACCAAACTTTCAAGATCACCATCAAATGAACTGTTTAATATATCACTTAATTCTGCACTTGTATAAAGGTTTGAAcgttttaataactttttctcGTTAGTATTAACTCTACGTTTAATGTTTATTACTTTCGATAAATCTTCAATCTCAGCATTGTCTTCTATGCTTGTGTCATGGAATCTTGTAACATTGCTGTGAAATTCTTTCCATTCCAACTTATCAGATTTCTCTTTCAATGTCAAATCATTCATATTATTTGCTAGAGGATTATCCGCCTTTGTCAAAGAAGTATTAGATACTTTTGACTCGTCTTTCCagaccatattttcatattgcGAACTGCTTTTAGAACGTACATGACCAGAATGAACATTATCAAGACGAGATAAGTTCTGAATATTATCATCCTGAGAatagtttattattttttcattattaattGGTCCTGTCCCTGTAAATAATAGTAAATATTATTCTCAGTAGCAAATATCTTTCTCTACTcgatgaaaaatattataaGAAACTTACTTGAAGTTTGAGCTTGTACTTTGGAtgtatttttaatcatttttccaaTTACGAAACCTGCTATAAATGCAAACAATAGTATTTAACAGATCAATAATAGAGTATGATAAATAATACAactgaaatataaatttcaaatatttaccaGCTATTCCGACTGCACTTCCACCAAGGAAATATCTCATCTTACTTTCTTTGTTTGTGCACATATTGCAATATTAATAGCTTTTAACGACGATACAATtaaaataactagaataatttaGAAGACACAGTACAAGAAACTACAAAAGTTGAAACACTACACATATCTGAATTTGAATCTGACATTAAATGCTTATAGGTCACTTGAAGGTGGCATTAGAATGCAAAGATTACTGTTTACTGATTCGGTGGCAGTGTGTGGAAGAAATATTTACTTAGTTGTGCTGGATTTAAAATTGAAGTGTCCTGATAACTTTATACAATGTAATTACCAAAGAAACTTAATAACTTAAAAACTTAGCTTAGACTACTAAATGTATTTTTAACGGAAAACTAACcgatcaagtaaatatgtaaaaatacaattaaaaatatatacgacGACACATTTTCAATTTGGCAGGTCTGTTGCACATCGGACATTGCTTCGATGTATGTATAGCTTTTGTTAaacaaatattacaaaatatatgTCCACATGCTGTACTCATTGGAAGTCTATCAGAAGTTAATTCGTCATAACATATTGGACAAAATAACACACTTTTTCTTTGTTCACTGTCACTTTTACGATGAATCTTAGTATTTTCAGGCAGATTACTTAAGTCTATTATCTCCGTTGATTCCTTATTGCATGGTCTATCGGATGGATTATATCTaaatacaaacattttattaatactacatgaatatatataaaactGGTAGAATAATTTCTTGATAATTTTAAAACTCTACATACATGGGACTATCTCCATGTTGTGATTGTTTTTTCGAAACGAATCTTTGTAATCGCAATGTTTTATTCGCTGGCGAATCAATCGTTAGATCAATAAAATCTATCGGATGTGACATTTCCACCAAAATTCGGACCTGTCCTCTTATCTATATTTAGCGCGTGTTAACCGGTTCTAGTACTGTAAATAAAGTGTCATTTCTAAATACTGGATACCTTTACTGGGTAATATTAAATATTCGGTAACTAAATTTCATTATTGATCTATGTATGATGTGTACATACATTTTACTAACCGTGTTATTATAATTCCAAACGTTTTCAATTATTCAGTTTTTGTATTCTTCGAAACAATTATTTAGTTTAAAAATTGGACTGTAGAAACTCACCAATTCACTTTAGTATTTTCTCCCAATATGTACTATcactatatatttatttagttcGATTCTCTCATTCGGACAGTTTCAGACGGTTTCCCTACTATCAATGGCATGCAATGCAATGTGCAAGCATGTCGCTGTCGCTGTTGGTCGCTGTCGCGTTTGTACTTACCAGTACTTACAACTGTTCAAAACATTGAAAAGCATTGAAAAGCGACTCTCCTGAACTCTCCTCGTGTGGCGAATCCAGGAACGTATCTGCGTTCTACAGTCCGTAGCTTGTGGGGCAAGTTGGGGAAAGTTGGGGCGAACTGTTACTGACTGTTACTGCCGGGAAACCGGATGACGCACGACCACACGACGCACATATCTCAATTTTAGATctcaattagaatatatttatatattacacgtacacatacacatcaaattttaatataacatacgcatgttAAACGTCATATGTATTTGAAAAACGAGAAGAAAAGATTTTGCGAAGCTATGTGGGGTGACCAAGGTACCCGATTTTGTACTTCAGTGACGctagaatcgtcgcgcatgcgcgagttttcccgtaccagtTGAcaaccttagaccatatatacctatagacccggcgcagataattttgccctcggaaaagatgaagacggtgtgacgtcacgttctcgaaagatgtatATAGCGGACCCTACACAGTCaatcaggaatgacagtctgattgaacagtcagacTTGGTCAGACTGTCAATCTTGACTGTGATCCTGACTTCAATCATAATAAATTCATGTAAATTTGCTCCGTGAGATGACGGTAACAAATTCTgatgattataaaaattattttcgaatggACGAAAACCTATTGAAGActgttaagggggtagtctaccctcggattgtaactagaaaggaactagaatcttactagattttgggtcgaaaatatgggtttgcggccagacgttgattgaccttattagaacaaattgtgggctgtgtgagggctcattcgaaagaggaaggttagacgcagcgcgcttttctcacgaggttaacgagattatgtttatatctaataatatgatggcccaaagtagagaaaaaatctaggaaaaaatcccgcagatttcaatgcattttctgtctctaatagacttttttggcttatgagatgagaaaggcgcgctgcgttgaaccttcctctttcgaatgagccctcacacagcccacaatttgttctaatagggtcaatcaacgtctgggcgcagatccatgtttcgacccatttttctagtaagattctagttatttgctagatatttgctatttactagaatcttactagaaaaatgggtcgaaacatggatctgcgcccagacgttgattgaccctattagaacaaattgtgggctgtgtgagggctcattcgaaagaggaaggttcaacgcagcgcgcctttctcatctcataagccaaaaaagtctattagagacagaaaatgcattgaaatctgcgggattttttcctagattttttctcgactttgggccatcatattattagatataaacataatctcgttaacctcgtgagaaaagcgcgctgcgtctaaccttcctctttcgaatgagccctcacacagcccacaatttgttctaataaggtcaatcaacgtctggccgcaaacccatattttcgacccaaaatctagtaagattctagttcctttctagttacaatccgagggtagactacccccttaagggggtagtccaccctcgatttgtaactagaaaggaactagaatcttactagaaaaatgactcgaaacatgggtttgcgcgctgtcggttttcgtccttatttgagctaattgtgggctggatgagggcttattctaaagaggaaggttaaacacactgcgccctggttacgaggttaacgagattatgcttagaactaataatatgagggccgaaagtagagaaaaagtctaggaaaataaccagcagatttcaatgcatttttctgtctccaaaagactttatgacttatgagatgaccagggcgcagcgcgttgaaccttcctctttagaatgagccctcacacagcccaaactttgctcaaataaggacaaaaaccgacagcgcgcagacccactttttcggacccaaaatctagtaagatcctagtaaatagcaaatatctagcaaataactagaatcttaccagattttcgatcgaaaaagtggatctgcgcgctgtcggtttttgtccttatttgagcaaagtttgggctgtgtgagggctcattctaaagaggaaggttcaacgcgctgcgccctggtcatctcataagtcataaagtcttttggagacagaaaaatgcattgaaatgtgctggtttttttcctagattttttctctactttgggccctcatattattagttataaacataatctcgttaacctcgtaaccagggcgcagtgtgtttaaccttcctctttagaataagccctcatccagcccacaattagctcaaataaggacgaaaaccgacagcgcgcaaacccatgtttcgagtcatttttctagtaagattctagttcctttctagttacaaatcgagggtagactacccccttaagggggtagtccaccctcgatttgtaactagaaaggaactagaatcttactagaaaaatgtctcgaaacgtgggtttgcgcgaatcggttgtttgtccttatttgagctaattgtgggctgggtgagggctcattcgaaagaggaaggttcatcacacacgggtctggtcatgattttaacgagattatgtttatatctaataatatgagtgtccaaagtagagtaaaaatctaggaaaaaaaccagcagatttcaatgcatttttctgtctccaaaagactttttgacttatattatgaccagacccgtgtgtgatgaaccattctctttagaatgagccctcagccagcccaaaatctgctcaaataaggacaaacaaccgattcgcgcagacccactttttcgatcgaaaatctagtaagattctagttatttgctagatatttgctatttactagaatcttactagattttcgatcgaaaaagtgggtctgcgcgaatcggttgtttgtccttatttgagcagattttgggctgcttgagggctcattctaaagagaatggttcatcacacacgggtctggtcataatataagtcaaaaagtcttttggagacagaaaaatgcattgaaatctgctggtttttttcctagatttttactctactttggacactcatattattagatataaacataatctcgttaaaatcatgaccagacccgtgtgtgatgaactttcctctttcgaatgagccctcacccagcccacaattagctcaaataaggacaaacaaccgattcgcgcaaacccacgtttcgagccatttttctagtaaaattctagtaattttctagttacaaatcgagggtatactacccccttaagggggtagtataccctcgatttgtaactagaaaggaactagaatcttactagaaaaatggctcgaaacatgggtttgcgcgctgtcggttttcgtccttatttgagcaaagtttgggctgagtgagggcttattctaaagaggaaggttaaacacactgcgctctggttacgaggttaacgagattatgtttataactaataatattagtgtccaaagtagagaaaaagtctaggaaaataaccagcagatttcaatgcatttttctgtctccaaaagactttatgacttatgagacaaccagagcgcagcgcgttgaaccttcctctttagaatgagccctcacccagcccaaactttgctcaaataaggacaaaaacctacagcgcgcagacccaggtttcggacccaaaatctagtaagatcctagtaaatagcaaatatctagcaaataactagaatcttaccagattttcgatcgaaaaagtgggtctgcgcgctgtcggtttttgtccttatttgagcaaagtttgggctgggtgagggctcattctaaagaggaaggttcaacgcgctgcgctctggttgtctcataagtcataaagtcttttggagacagaaaaatgcattgaaatctgctggttattttcctagactttttctctactttcggccctcatattattagttataaacataatctcgttaacctcgtaaccagggcgcagtgtgtttaaccttcctctttagaataagccctcatccagcccacaattagctcaaataaggacgaaaaccgacagcgcgcaaacccatgtttcgagccatttttctagtaagattctagttcctttctagttacaaatcgagggtggactacccccttaaatagTTTCTCCTCCACTTCCTGTGATTGAAGCTCGGATTCCGGATTTCCAAATGTCTAAAAATCCGTCAGTCTAGTGATgggcactatcgactaaattcaactatcgactagttactatttagtcgctacatactatcgactatttagtcgatagtttttagtggttttcagtcgactgaattgCTTTACTAGTTATGTTCTCCATGTTCGATGAAGTTGATGAAActcattattattgaaatatttaagggggtactataccctcgatttgtaactagaaaataactatttatcaatgttataaacctctgtgcaaaaaaaaagtttggtaacattgataaacacgcaactgcctaatgaacacgagatggagttgcttcctatttctatattctattcagctcgtcgcgaatgccgttacacagggcagctcgcactaatatcagtgccaccgatgagaatatctaactcatctgtgtcagttttgctatgattccacgatgacagcagtgcagcagtgaaatgttgcacaatatcacagcactgattgacagtcctcctgactaggcgccatctcgtctaaacgaactgcactaaaattggctctagactggctctgcatccgggaggacctctgtcttcatggggaaatctatgctaatgtgaatgaaatcacgcgcctcgattttttgaccttatacgagcatattttgagctgcacaaaggttcatttgatagaggaggGTTCATTACAGGGCGCTCTTCtcgtcatatcagtcaaaaaagtctctttgagacagaaaaatacattgaaatctgcggttatttttctagattttttctctactttgggcactcatattattagatataaacataatctcgttaaatcatgagaagaccgccctgtatttaaccttcctctacagaatgagtcctcacccagctcaaaatatgctcaaataacgccaaaaaatcgaggcgcgcaaacccatgtttcgaccaaaaatctagtaagattctagttattttctagttacaattcgAGGGTAtagtacccccttaagggggtagtccaccctcgatttgtaactagaaaggaactagaatcttactagaaaaatggctcgaaacatgggtttgcgcgctgtcggttttcgtccttatttgagcaaagtttgggctgagtgagggcttattctaaagaggaaggttaaacacactgcgctctggttacgaggttaacgagattatgtttataactaataatatgagggccgaaagtagagaaaaagtctaggaaaataaccagcagatttcaatgcatttttctgtctccaaaagactttatgacttatgagataaccagagcgcagcgcgttgaaccttcctctttagaatgagccctcacccagcccaaactttgctcaaataaggacaaaaacctacagcgcgcagacccactttttcgatcgaaaatctggtaagattctagttatttgctagatatttgctatttactaggatcttactagattttgggtccgaaacctgggtctgcgcgctgtaggtttttgtccttatttgagcaaagtttgggctgggtgagggctcattctaaagaggaaggttcaacgcgctgcgctctggttatctcataagtcataaagtcttttggagacagaaaaatgcattgaaatctgctggttattttcctagactttttctctactttcggccctcatattattagttataaacataatctcgttaacctcgtaaccagagcgcagtgtgtttaaccttcctctttagaataagccctcatccagcccacaattagctcaaataaggacgaaaaccgacagcgcgcaaacccatgtttcgagccatttttctagtgagattctagttcctttctagttacaaatcgagggtagactacccccttaaggggctagtctaccctcgatttgtaactagaaaattactagaatcttactagattttgggtcgaaaatatgggtttcgtactaaacgttgtttgaccttattagaacaaattgtgggctgtgtgagggctcattcgaaagaggaagaatagacgcagcgcgcttttctcacgaggttaacgagattatgttaataactaataatatgatggcccaaagtcgagaaaaaatctaggaaaaaaatccgcagatttcaatgcattttctgtctctaaaagacttttttgacttatgagatgagaaaagcgcgctgcgttgaaccttcctctttagaatgagccctcacccagctcaaaatatgctcgtataaggtcaaacaacgtttagttccgaacccattctttctagtaagattctagttatttgctagatatttgctatttactagaatcttactagattttgggtcgaaaaaatgggttcggaactaaacgttgtttgaccttatacgagcatattttgagctgtgtgagggctcattcgaaagaggaaggttcaacgcagcgcgcttttctcatctcataagtcaaaaaagtcttttagagacagaaaatgcattgaaatctgcggatttttttcctagattttttctcgactttgggccatcatattattagttattaacataatctcgttaacctcgtgagaaaagcgcgctgcgtctattcttcctctttcgaatgagccctcacacagcccacaatttgttctaataaggtcaaacaacgtttagtacgaaacccatattttcgacccaaaatctagtaagattctagtaattttctagttacaaatcgagggtagactacccccttaatgttattatatattttacatttgtcgtagtagagattagtaataaaattaaattaaggtaaaaattccaaaattataattaacctaaccccttaagggggtagtctaccctcgatttgtaactagaaaattactagaattttactagaaaaatggctcgaaacgtgggtttgcgcgaatcggttgtttgtccttatttgagctaattgtgggctgggtgagggctcattcgaaagaggaaggttcatcacacacgggtctggtcatgattttaacgagattatgtttatatctaataatatgagtgtccaaagtagagtaaaaatctaggaaaaaaaccagcagatttcaatgcatttttctgtctcgaaaagactttttgacttatattatgaccagacccgtgtgtgatgaaccatcctctctagaatgagccctcacccagcccaaaatctgctcaaataaggacaaacaaccgattcgcgcagacccactttttcgatcgaaaatctagtaagattctagtaaatagcaaatatctagcaaataactagaatc encodes the following:
- the LOC143210594 gene encoding E3 ubiquitin-protein ligase MARCHF8, which encodes MPVHQINVNPPDWQPPLSLGPSNNNSPAADENLPEWTPRESTYATVVTVIPDHCHSSVSTLSSSNHDICRICHCEGEEGAPLLAPCYCSGSLRYVHQTCLQEWIKASDTRACELCKFTFIMHSKTKPFCEWEKLEMSALEVRKLWFTVVFHTVATLCVAWSLYVLVERSVEEALRGYVDWSFWTKLIILVIGSTGVLVFMFIQCKSYIILYRKWRAFNREIFIQNAPEKVVLPPSPTDSLPLKELGHTILPCNIDPACASQMVKPDSDATPQRHETHMKLYVFDKLSSLEDNM
- the LOC143210595 gene encoding uncharacterized protein LOC143210595: MCTNKESKMRYFLGGSAVGIAAGFVIGKMIKNTSKVQAQTSRTGPINNEKIINYSQDDNIQNLSRLDNVHSGHVRSKSSSQYENMVWKDESKVSNTSLTKADNPLANNMNDLTLKEKSDKLEWKEFHSNVTRFHDTSIEDNAEIEDLSKVINIKRRVNTNEKKLLKRSNLYTSAELSDILNSSFDGDLESLVTDENN